One window from the genome of Bacteroidota bacterium encodes:
- a CDS encoding T9SS type A sorting domain-containing protein translates to IINSTSPVSVTAGVSSTSLCAGNSLSLTGTATNATSWSWSGPDGFNSTIQSPVISNVTTAMAGVYTLSAINGCGTTAANSSAVIINTTSPVSVTAGVSSTSLCAGNSLTLTGTATNATSWSWSGPDGFNSTIQSPVISNVTTAMAGVYTLSAINGCGTTAATSSAVIINSTSPVSVTAGVSSTSLCAGNSLSLTGTATNATSWSWSGPDGFNSTIQSPVISSVTTAMAGVYTLSAINGCGTTAANSSAVIINSTSPVSVTAGVSSTSLCAGNSLTLTGTATNATSWSWSGPDGFNSTIQSPVISSVTTAMAGVYTLSAINGCGTNTANSSSITVTIVVADAGPDVLFGGTPVQIGSVQSSGDSYSWSPGAGLSDATISRPLATVSSTTTYTLTLSAGSCNATDAVVVNFGNVYTISGSVNYQNRTAPYSLYNASYETKIYLYNFGGTLPIDSTLLKPDGTYVTSYVPAGDYSLCAKTKRGWNGVNATDALVIQKYMVGALSLSWIYKQAAYTRNYGTGPNSTDALIINKRWTKKINSFQNGDWVFSAMDPGLDSAWLNNCSLNNVLQRNLNFKRTITNSNITVNIGALCVGDVNGSRYAAQLKTSIQPTVRGEVQLGSGSIIEIPVYLNTSAELGAISLIFSEPQRYGIIESVSLSGRELNSEEDDFSYNISEGQVYFGWNSLTPWVINPEEPFLTLKVRTNNNFSDGDEFLATGEISEMEFAGVDGEALSGISLEAPLVRYDNNLVELSLARCLPNPVTSNASFSYFLPGKGAIKLALFNMLGECVKTIVNEVQNAGNHTITSDLSDLSNGLYSYKILFDDGSSVRVINRTLIISK, encoded by the coding sequence TAATTATAAATAGCACAAGCCCTGTATCGGTGACGGCAGGTGTTTCCTCTACATCGTTATGTGCAGGAAATTCTTTATCCCTTACGGGAACTGCCACCAATGCTACAAGCTGGAGCTGGTCAGGCCCGGACGGATTTAATTCTACAATTCAAAGTCCGGTGATATCAAATGTTACCACAGCAATGGCCGGTGTTTATACATTAAGTGCGATTAATGGTTGCGGCACTACTGCAGCAAACAGCTCAGCGGTAATTATAAATACGACCAGCCCTGTATCGGTAACAGCAGGTGTTTCCTCAACATCGTTATGTGCAGGGAATTCATTAACCCTTACGGGAACCGCTACCAATGCCACAAGCTGGAGCTGGTCAGGCCCGGACGGATTTAATTCTACAATTCAAAGTCCGGTGATATCAAATGTTACCACAGCAATGGCGGGTGTCTACACCCTGAGCGCGATTAATGGTTGCGGAACAACGGCAGCGACAAGCTCAGCGGTAATTATAAATAGCACAAGCCCTGTATCGGTGACGGCAGGTGTTTCCTCTACATCATTATGTGCGGGAAATTCATTGTCACTCACGGGTACTGCCACCAATGCCACAAGCTGGAGCTGGTCAGGCCCGGACGGATTTAATTCTACAATTCAAAGTCCGGTGATATCAAGTGTTACCACAGCAATGGCGGGCGTCTATACATTAAGTGCGATTAATGGTTGCGGTACCACTGCAGCAAACAGCTCAGCGGTAATTATAAATAGCACAAGCCCTGTATCGGTAACGGCAGGTGTTTCCTCAACATCGTTATGTGCAGGAAATTCATTAACCCTCACGGGAACAGCCACCAATGCCACAAGCTGGAGCTGGTCAGGCCCGGACGGATTTAATTCTACAATTCAAAGTCCGGTGATATCAAGTGTTACCACAGCAATGGCCGGTGTTTATACATTAAGCGCGATTAATGGTTGCGGCACAAATACAGCTAATTCATCAAGTATTACGGTAACAATTGTGGTCGCAGATGCGGGACCGGATGTGTTGTTTGGTGGTACTCCGGTGCAGATCGGCAGTGTTCAATCATCTGGCGATTCATATAGTTGGTCTCCCGGCGCAGGTTTGAGTGATGCCACTATTTCAAGACCTCTAGCAACCGTTTCCTCCACAACGACCTATACGCTGACCCTAAGTGCTGGTTCTTGCAACGCAACTGATGCTGTTGTTGTGAACTTTGGCAACGTTTATACAATAAGTGGATCTGTTAATTATCAAAATAGAACAGCTCCTTATTCATTATACAATGCGTCTTATGAAACAAAGATATACTTATACAATTTCGGCGGAACTCTTCCTATTGATTCAACCTTACTTAAACCGGATGGGACATATGTAACAAGCTATGTGCCTGCGGGTGATTACAGTCTTTGTGCTAAAACAAAGAGAGGATGGAATGGTGTTAATGCAACCGATGCGCTAGTAATACAGAAGTACATGGTGGGCGCATTATCATTGTCTTGGATTTACAAGCAAGCGGCCTATACGCGTAATTACGGAACCGGTCCCAACAGTACTGATGCGTTGATTATTAATAAACGATGGACAAAGAAAATAAATTCATTTCAAAATGGTGATTGGGTGTTTTCAGCGATGGATCCAGGTTTGGATTCAGCATGGTTAAACAATTGTTCGCTGAACAATGTATTACAGAGAAATTTAAATTTCAAGCGAACAATTACAAATTCGAATATCACGGTTAATATTGGTGCTTTGTGTGTTGGCGATGTTAATGGATCGCGTTATGCAGCGCAGCTTAAAACTTCAATTCAACCAACTGTCAGGGGAGAAGTACAATTGGGCTCAGGAAGCATTATTGAAATCCCGGTTTATTTGAATACAAGTGCAGAGCTGGGTGCCATTAGCCTTATATTTTCTGAACCGCAGCGATATGGAATTATTGAAAGCGTCTCGCTTTCCGGTAGAGAGCTAAATTCTGAGGAAGATGATTTCAGCTACAATATAAGTGAGGGGCAAGTGTATTTTGGTTGGAATAGTCTTACGCCATGGGTTATAAATCCGGAGGAGCCTTTCCTGACACTAAAAGTGCGTACAAATAATAATTTTAGTGATGGCGATGAATTTTTGGCAACTGGAGAAATAAGTGAGATGGAATTTGCAGGAGTGGACGGTGAAGCTCTCAGTGGAATTTCACTTGAAGCTCCGCTTGTTCGGTATGATAATAATTTGGTCGAATTGTCATTAGCGAGGTGTCTTCCTAACCCTGTTACTTCCAATGCAAGCTTTTCATATTTTCTGCCGGGGAAGGGTGCTATTAAACTTGCATTATTTAATATGTTGGGCGAATGTGTGAAAACAATTGTTAATGAAGTTCAGAATGCGGGAAATCATACAATCACATCCGACCTGAGTGATTTAAGCAATGGTTTATATTCTTACAAGATTTTGTTTGATGATGGAAGTTCAGTGAGAGTTATCAATAGAACACTAATTATCTCAAAATAG